Part of the Patescibacteria group bacterium genome, TCGAATATATTATTTGTCCGATTATTGACGATCGTGATGTTCGACGGGACAATTGGTTCTTGGATGAAAAAAAGATTGAGCTAGTGATGGGTGAAATGGAAAAAATCGGGAAATATTTTGTGAAGCGTATTACCCAGTTAAATAATAACGCCTAAACAATAAACCCATGGATTGCCTCTTCTGTAAAATCATTGAAAAAAGTATTCCCGGTGAGATTGTCTACGAGGACGATCAAGTGATCGCGTTCAAAGATATCCATCCCAAAGCGGATATCCACGTGCTGGTAATCCCGAAGCGGCACATTCAGTCGCTGGCTGGTTTGAGTGAGGCCGACGCGGCTTTGATCGGGCACTTAATTGTGGTAACGAGCCGGTTGGCGAAGGAATTGGGGATTGAATCGGGTTTCAAAGTAGCGGTAAACAGCGGGCTTAAGGCTGGCCAGGAGGTGGACCATCTCCACATCCATTTGATGGGCGGGCGCTTCCATAGTCACTTGGCCTAATTTGACGCACGTTGCCATCCGTGGTATATTCAACACGTTAGTATTTTTTAAATTATCTTATATTCACAAGGGAGGTGAATAGAGTGGTCGAAGTCCGCCGCAAGGATGGAGAATCTGGAGAAAGTCTGCTGCGCCGTTTTACTCGAAAGGTTCAACAAAGTGGCACATTGATTCGGGCCAAGAAAAGACGTTTTTACGAACCGCCCAAGAACAAACGGGCCGTGCGCGAAGATGCAATTCGCCGGAGTGTTATTCGGGGAAAGCGCGAATATCTCAAGAAAATAGGCAAATTGGACGATTGGATGGAACGTAAAGGTTATCGAACATACAAGGGTTCAAAAAGATCAGGTTCTTAAAACATAGCTCGTTTTGATCCGAGAAAAAATTGAACAAAATTTGAAGTTAGCCCAGAAAAGCCAGGATGAGGCGACAGTTTCGACGCTGCGCCTGGTTTTGGCATCTATGAAGAATTTTCAGATCGAACAGCGGGGTCGCGATTTGACTGATGATGACATGATTATGCTGTTGAAAAGGGAAGCCAAGAAGCGCACTGAAGCGATCGAGGCCTACACCAAAGGCGGCCGGGAAGAATTGCGCGCCAAAGAGGCTCACGAACTGCAAATTATTAGGGAATATTTACCGCCGGAAATGTCTGAAGAAGAGGTAAGTAAGGTCATCCAGGCGGTTATCGGTGATCTGGGTGTTACTGATCCCAGCCAATTTGGCCGGGTAATGTCTGAGTCTATGAAACGCTTGGGTAACCAAGCTTCGGGCCAAATTGTTTCAGCGGTTGTCAAAAAGGCTCTCACTAAACCAAAAGACTAAGTAATCGAAAGCGCCAATGGGAGGACCAATACCAAAAACTAACCAAAAATACTGGAGAGGCTTTGTGCTGGGAGCCGGCATCTGGTGTCTGCTGCTTTTGGCCGTTATTCTAGTCTGGCCGTACCGATTTGCCTGGGCGGCGACTTTTGACAGTAATACCGGTAGTGCTCTGGGCTTAGGTACGGTGCCGTTGGACCAGGTAGTACGGAACATTATCCGCTGGGCGCTGGGATTTTTGGGTCTGATCGCGGTGATTATGGTCATTTATGGCGGCTTTTTGTGGATGACCGCGGCGGGCAATGAGCAGCGGATCGAAAAGGCCAAGAAGATTATCATGGGCGCGATCATTGGCCTGGTTATAATATTGTTGTCTTTCGCCATAGTGCAGTTTGTATTTTTCGGTGTGACAAATTCTACCGGAAACGGAAATGACAATACTAACGGCGGCCCACCGCCGGATGGTGGTGATAGCGCTCAGTTCTATGTCCGGCTCGTCTCACCGCACGAGGATGAAGACAATGTTTCATTATGCCGCTTCGTTCAGGGCGTATTTAACCGCCAGATCAACCAATCGACTGGCGCACTGACACTGACCCAGGTGGACAATGGCCAAGCAGTCGCGGGCGCCATCACCTACCAGGATGGCAATAAGATAAAACTGGACCCGAGCGCCGATCTGGCTCCGCAAAAACAATACCGCGCTTTAATACCCGACACAGTCGAGGATTCATCCGGCAATCAGCTGGATCAGCAGAAAGAGTGGTATTTTACGACCGGTTCCGAGTCGGATAATGAGCCGCCGCGGGTATTTGATACCTGGCCCGATACGGGCGCGACGGATATCTGCCTGTCCACGCCGATTGTGGTCGAGTTTAATGAACCGATGGATCTGTCTACTCTGATTGTGGCCAATGTCACGGTCGCCGGTCCCGGCAACCCGCAGGTCAGGTCGGTGGATATTCCCAACGATCGCACAATGGCGATCACATTGAATTCGCCCTTGGAACCCAACCAGGATTACACGGTGACTTTAAACGGCGCGCCGGGGCATATTGCCGATGCCTGCGGTAATCCACTGGACGGTAATGGCGACGGTACGGGCGGTGATAATTATGACTGGTCATTTACGACCGGCATTGGCGCTGATTGCGCCCCCAAGATCAACTCGATCAGCGGATCGGGCTACTATGAGACCGACGTGACGATCGAGGGCACGAATTTTACCAGCATTCCCACCACGACGGTGTTTAATAACGACGCTACGGCTTTTAATAACTGTTTCAATGCCAGCTATATTCCTAACGCGGTTTGTGTCAAAGAGTGGACTAATACGCGTATTAAAGTCACCCTACCGGCCAGCGGCGGCGCCAGCAACGGCGCCATCGACGGTCTGGTTAAGGTTAGGGTAGGTGCGCTGGAAAGCAACGGCAAGGATTTTGACGTCAAGGCGCCGCACGTCAGCCAGGTCAACCCGGCCAGCGGCGGACCGGGGCAATTCGTCACCATCACGGGAACAAATTTCGGCAGCAGCGCCGGCCGGGTGCTATTCCGCAAGACCGGTGATCCGGATATCGAGGGTGATCGGCCATCCTGCTCGTCTTGGTGGCAAAATGATCAGATTATTGTCAAAGTACCGGAAGGTTTCAGCCTCAATGACGTTACACAAATACAGATTGATACTTCGGGCAACCGCCGTTCCAATCTGGAAGATTTTCAAATAACGAACCAAGTTGGGCCGGGATTATGTTCGATCACCCCGGCTTGCGGTGGTGCGGATACTGATGTCACATTAATCGGCGAGGCATTAGGCGGCGCCGGCCAGCTGAAATTCGACGGTACAACGGCTGACACCACGGTCTGGACCGAAGGCCAGATCAAGGGCAAGGTACCGGATATCGCCGACAGCGTAAATCCTTATTCGGTCACCGCGACTGTCGGCGGACTGGTCAGCAATGGGCTGCCATTCCACAAACCCTGTGGAACCGGCGATGATGGCGAACACCGCGCCTGCGCTGGCGCTACTTGTATCACCGCTTCCGGTGAGGCGCCCGATGAATGCGCTAACGACTCGCAATGTACCGGCACAAACACTCACTCAGAATGCGCCGGCGCGATGTGCAACGTAGTTGATGGCGCGGGCGCCAATCAATGCGACACACCCGATGACTGTGATGGCGAACACCGGGCTTGTGCCGGTACCAGCTGTATAACCGTTTCGGGCGAAGCGGCCGACGAATGTACCGACGATTCGCAATGTACAGACGCGAATACCCACTCGGAATGCGCCGGCGCGATGTGCAACGTAGTTGATGGCGCGGGCGCCAATCAATGCGACACACCCGATGACTGTGATGGCGAACACCGGGCTTGTGCCGGCACAACCTGTATTACCGCCTCAGGCGAAGCCCCAGACGAGTGTTCCAATGATTCCCAGTGCACCGACGCGAATACCCACTCGGAATGCGCCGGCGCGATGTGCAACGTAGTTGATGGCGCGGGCGCCAATCAGTGTGCCGTGCCGGATGACTGTGCCGGATCGGGTACGGACTGCGACTCCGACCCTGCTACGCCGGCTTGCCAGCCAGGCGCCTGCCCTGTGGGAGAAACTTGCCGCGATACAGATTGCCGTTGTTGGGTATTGCCCTCCTATGCCTGCAGTACTACCCAGTGGAGCTGCACGCCCAATCCGGCGGGTTGCGCTGCTACGCAAGGATGTTTGAATGATTGTTCTTGCGCCGACAGGCCAACGTTGACGAGCAGCATTCCTGCGAATCTCAGTGTCGACATATGTCGCAATGTTCAGTTCAGCTGGACTTTTTCGGAGACAATGAGCGGTTCTTCGGCTGACAATGATGCTATTCAGCTAACGATCGATGGCGGAGCCGCGGCAGGTGCTGCATGCAGCGTGGACAAAGATTGCGCATCGGATAATTGCAGCAGCAATCTCTGTGTCGGCAGCGTAGTCAGGGGTAGCTACTCCCAGCCATCCGATAAGCACAACATCTATGGAAACTTTGGCTTACTGGAGGCTGACACGGATTATCGAACCAAACTGCTGGGTTTGGCCAACGGTGTTTTGAGCACCGACGGTTTGGGTATGACCAGCGATGTCGAGTATACGTTCAAAACCTCCACCGCGATTTGTGATGTCAATCAAGTTAGGGTCGATCCGAGCAGTTGGCAATTTGTCCAGCGGGATGCCTCGAGGATGTTTACCGCTTCGGCTTACCATGGCGACCAGATGATCCTGTCCATTCCCGGTGTGTATGAATACAATTGGACTTGGTCAACGGATGACGCCACGATTATAGTTGTCGGTCCGATCAATGTTGCGGCGACGGTGGGAACCATCCAAAACAAGAACGGCAGCACCCGAATCAACGCCAAGGCTTCCGTGACTACCCCCGGCAAGGAAAAGGAGGTTACCGGCCGGGCGGAAATACGGGTCAATATGTGCGAACACCCCTGGCCCGATCCGGGTGCCGGATTATTCGTGCCATTTACCGATGCTGACACGCACTTTTCTTTCTGGTACTGCACTGACGATGGATTGCCGATGATTACAAATGTTACCAATGGATCCAG contains:
- a CDS encoding Ig-like domain-containing protein, whose product is MGGPIPKTNQKYWRGFVLGAGIWCLLLLAVILVWPYRFAWAATFDSNTGSALGLGTVPLDQVVRNIIRWALGFLGLIAVIMVIYGGFLWMTAAGNEQRIEKAKKIIMGAIIGLVIILLSFAIVQFVFFGVTNSTGNGNDNTNGGPPPDGGDSAQFYVRLVSPHEDEDNVSLCRFVQGVFNRQINQSTGALTLTQVDNGQAVAGAITYQDGNKIKLDPSADLAPQKQYRALIPDTVEDSSGNQLDQQKEWYFTTGSESDNEPPRVFDTWPDTGATDICLSTPIVVEFNEPMDLSTLIVANVTVAGPGNPQVRSVDIPNDRTMAITLNSPLEPNQDYTVTLNGAPGHIADACGNPLDGNGDGTGGDNYDWSFTTGIGADCAPKINSISGSGYYETDVTIEGTNFTSIPTTTVFNNDATAFNNCFNASYIPNAVCVKEWTNTRIKVTLPASGGASNGAIDGLVKVRVGALESNGKDFDVKAPHVSQVNPASGGPGQFVTITGTNFGSSAGRVLFRKTGDPDIEGDRPSCSSWWQNDQIIVKVPEGFSLNDVTQIQIDTSGNRRSNLEDFQITNQVGPGLCSITPACGGADTDVTLIGEALGGAGQLKFDGTTADTTVWTEGQIKGKVPDIADSVNPYSVTATVGGLVSNGLPFHKPCGTGDDGEHRACAGATCITASGEAPDECANDSQCTGTNTHSECAGAMCNVVDGAGANQCDTPDDCDGEHRACAGTSCITVSGEAADECTDDSQCTDANTHSECAGAMCNVVDGAGANQCDTPDDCDGEHRACAGTTCITASGEAPDECSNDSQCTDANTHSECAGAMCNVVDGAGANQCAVPDDCAGSGTDCDSDPATPACQPGACPVGETCRDTDCRCWVLPSYACSTTQWSCTPNPAGCAATQGCLNDCSCADRPTLTSSIPANLSVDICRNVQFSWTFSETMSGSSADNDAIQLTIDGGAAAGAACSVDKDCASDNCSSNLCVGSVVRGSYSQPSDKHNIYGNFGLLEADTDYRTKLLGLANGVLSTDGLGMTSDVEYTFKTSTAICDVNQVRVDPSSWQFVQRDASRMFTASAYHGDQMILSIPGVYEYNWTWSTDDATIIVVGPINVAATVGTIQNKNGSTRINAKASVTTPGKEKEVTGRAEIRVNMCEHPWPDPGAGLFVPFTDADTHFSFWYCTDDGLPMITNVTNGSSGADLIKEYFFNGLHVCEGAAKACTVDADCDGMACTVLPDAVGVRVMTNPNSQSPKLWYEKRLPNEPIPSGAERTIDGFQSIRVGRTSYVDAANSYFDGAWHTYTNIYLLSFSENSKSVTQEVANALIGNWKFVTNAGVDFGDFAKPWLIRDTKRLADLADIEHYLDDYRATSSTYPNLQAGSYLTRRSTSAWPSWQASLGNALGKGLPTDPLNLFLYGSGPGTCEVPPYDHDTCWWGNKTLYPTDGGRFTCQANSHVYMYNFVPDPADPALDKSYLYTMLEYPQWGALAPANPCAGLADGSSCACFNYTREVTP
- the rpsU gene encoding 30S ribosomal protein S21, encoding MNRVVEVRRKDGESGESLLRRFTRKVQQSGTLIRAKKRRFYEPPKNKRAVREDAIRRSVIRGKREYLKKIGKLDDWMERKGYRTYKGSKRSGS
- a CDS encoding histidine triad nucleotide-binding protein, producing MDCLFCKIIEKSIPGEIVYEDDQVIAFKDIHPKADIHVLVIPKRHIQSLAGLSEADAALIGHLIVVTSRLAKELGIESGFKVAVNSGLKAGQEVDHLHIHLMGGRFHSHLA
- a CDS encoding GatB/YqeY domain-containing protein gives rise to the protein MIREKIEQNLKLAQKSQDEATVSTLRLVLASMKNFQIEQRGRDLTDDDMIMLLKREAKKRTEAIEAYTKGGREELRAKEAHELQIIREYLPPEMSEEEVSKVIQAVIGDLGVTDPSQFGRVMSESMKRLGNQASGQIVSAVVKKALTKPKD